Proteins encoded by one window of Arabidopsis thaliana chromosome 2, partial sequence:
- the PIL5 gene encoding phytochrome interacting factor 3-like 5 (phytochrome interacting factor 3-like 5 (PIL5); CONTAINS InterPro DOMAIN/s: Helix-loop-helix DNA-binding domain (InterPro:IPR001092), Helix-loop-helix DNA-binding (InterPro:IPR011598); BEST Arabidopsis thaliana protein match is: basic helix-loop-helix (bHLH) DNA-binding superfamily protein (TAIR:AT4G28800.1); Has 4736 Blast hits to 4693 proteins in 351 species: Archae - 0; Bacteria - 27; Metazoa - 921; Fungi - 265; Plants - 3401; Viruses - 2; Other Eukaryotes - 120 (source: NCBI BLink).) yields the protein MHHFVPDFDTDDDYVNNHNSSLNHLPRKSITTMGEDDDLMELLWQNGQVVVQNQRLHTKKPSSSPPKLLPSMDPQQQPSSDQNLFIQEDEMTSWLHYPLRDDDFCSDLLFSAAPTATATATVSQVTAARPPVSSTNESRPPVRNFMNFSRLRGDFNNGRGGESGPLLSKAVVRESTQVSPSATPSAAASESGLTRRTDGTDSSAVAGGGAYNRKGKAVAMTAPAIEITGTSSSVVSKSEIEPEKTNVDDRKRKEREATTTDETESRSEETKQARVSTTSTKRSRAAEVHNLSERKRRDRINERMKALQELIPRCNKSDKASMLDEAIEYMKSLQLQIQMMSMGCGMMPMMYPGMQQYMPHMAMGMGMNQPIPPPSFMPFPNMLAAQRPLPTQTHMAGSGPQYPVHASDPSRVFVPNQQYDPTSGQPQYPAGYTDPYQQFRGLHPTQPPQFQNQATSYPSSSRVSSSKESEDHGNHTTG from the exons atgcaTCATTTTGTCCCTGACTTCGATACCGATGATGATTATGTCAACAACCATAATTCTTCTTTGAATCATCTTCCTAGAAAATCCATTACTACTAT gggtgaagatgatgatcttATGGAGCTTTTATGGCAGAACGGTCAAGTTGTTGTTCAAAACCAGAGACTTCACACCAagaaaccttcttcttctccaccgaAGCTTCTTCCTTCTATGGATCCTCAGCAGCAACCTTCTTCAGATCAGAATCTTTTtattcaagaagatgaaatgaCTTCTTGGCTTCATTATCCTCTCCGTGACGATGATTTCTGCTCagatcttctcttctccgCCGCACCTACTGCGACGGCTACCGCGACGGTGAGTCAAGTCACCGCCGCGAGACCGCCAGTATCTTCGACGAATGAGTCGAGGCCGCCGGTGAGGAACTTCATGAATTTCTCGAGGCTGAGAGGGGATTTTAATAACGGTAGAGGTGGTGAATCTGGACCGTTGCTTTCGAAGGCGGTTGTGAGAGAATCTACGCAGGTAAGTCCTAGCGCAACACCGTCGGCGGCGGCGAGTGAATCCGGTTTAACACGGCGGACGGATGGTACTGACAGTTCCGCCGTAGCTGGAGGCGGCGCGTATAATCGGAAGGGAAAAGCAGTGGCTATGACGGCGCCGGCGATCGAGATAACCGGTACATCGTCATCTGTAGTGTCAAAGAGCGAAATCGAACCGGAGAAGACGAACGTCGATGATAGGAAacgaaaagagagagaagccaCCACTACTGATGAAACTGAATCCCGTAGCGAG gaaacaaaacaagcacGTGTATCAACAACATCTACCAAGAGATCTCGTGCTGCTGAAGTTCATAATCTCTCTGAAAGA AAACGGAGAGATAGGATCAATGAGAGAATGAAAGCTTTGCAAGAACTTATACCTCGCTGCAACAAG TCAGATAAAGCTTCGATGCTAGATGAAGCTATTGAGTACATGAAATCTCTTCAGCTTCAAATACAg ATGATGTCAATGGGATGTGGAATGATGCCAATGATGTATCCGGGCATGCAACAGTACATGCCTCATATGGCGATGGGTATGGGTATGAACCAGCCTATTCCTCCTCCTTCCTTCATGCCATTCCCCAACATGTTAGCCGCTCAAAGACCTTTGCCTACACAAACTCACATGGCCGGGTCAGGACCGCAATACCCTGTTCATGCTTCTGACCCGTCAAGAGTCTTTGTACCGAACCAGCAGTATGATCCAACCTCGGGCCAGCCTCAGTATCCAGCTGGTTACACGGATCCATATCAGCAGTTCCGCGGTCTCCACCCGACCCAACCACCTCAGTTTCAG aATCAAGCAACATCGTACCCAAGTTCGAGCAGGGTGAGTAGTAGTAAGGAATCTGAGGATCACGGAAACCACACAACAGGTTAA
- the PIL5 gene encoding phytochrome interacting factor 3-like 5, whose protein sequence is MHHFVPDFDTDDDYVNNHNSSLNHLPRKSITTMGEDDDLMELLWQNGQVVVQNQRLHTKKPSSSPPKLLPSMDPQQQPSSDQNLFIQEDEMTSWLHYPLRDDDFCSDLLFSAAPTATATATVSQVTAARPPVSSTNESRPPVRNFMNFSRLRGDFNNGRGGESGPLLSKAVVRESTQVSPSATPSAAASESGLTRRTDGTDSSAVAGGGAYNRKGKAVAMTAPAIEITGTSSSVVSKSEIEPEKTNVDDRKRKEREATTTDETESRSEETKQARVSTTSTKRSRAAEVHNLSERKRRDRINERMKALQELIPRCNKSDKASMLDEAIEYMKSLQLQIQVHFL, encoded by the exons atgcaTCATTTTGTCCCTGACTTCGATACCGATGATGATTATGTCAACAACCATAATTCTTCTTTGAATCATCTTCCTAGAAAATCCATTACTACTAT gggtgaagatgatgatcttATGGAGCTTTTATGGCAGAACGGTCAAGTTGTTGTTCAAAACCAGAGACTTCACACCAagaaaccttcttcttctccaccgaAGCTTCTTCCTTCTATGGATCCTCAGCAGCAACCTTCTTCAGATCAGAATCTTTTtattcaagaagatgaaatgaCTTCTTGGCTTCATTATCCTCTCCGTGACGATGATTTCTGCTCagatcttctcttctccgCCGCACCTACTGCGACGGCTACCGCGACGGTGAGTCAAGTCACCGCCGCGAGACCGCCAGTATCTTCGACGAATGAGTCGAGGCCGCCGGTGAGGAACTTCATGAATTTCTCGAGGCTGAGAGGGGATTTTAATAACGGTAGAGGTGGTGAATCTGGACCGTTGCTTTCGAAGGCGGTTGTGAGAGAATCTACGCAGGTAAGTCCTAGCGCAACACCGTCGGCGGCGGCGAGTGAATCCGGTTTAACACGGCGGACGGATGGTACTGACAGTTCCGCCGTAGCTGGAGGCGGCGCGTATAATCGGAAGGGAAAAGCAGTGGCTATGACGGCGCCGGCGATCGAGATAACCGGTACATCGTCATCTGTAGTGTCAAAGAGCGAAATCGAACCGGAGAAGACGAACGTCGATGATAGGAAacgaaaagagagagaagccaCCACTACTGATGAAACTGAATCCCGTAGCGAG gaaacaaaacaagcacGTGTATCAACAACATCTACCAAGAGATCTCGTGCTGCTGAAGTTCATAATCTCTCTGAAAGA AAACGGAGAGATAGGATCAATGAGAGAATGAAAGCTTTGCAAGAACTTATACCTCGCTGCAACAAG TCAGATAAAGCTTCGATGCTAGATGAAGCTATTGAGTACATGAAATCTCTTCAGCTTCAAATACAggttcattttctttaa
- the PIL5 gene encoding phytochrome interacting factor 3-like 5 (phytochrome interacting factor 3-like 5 (PIL5); CONTAINS InterPro DOMAIN/s: Helix-loop-helix DNA-binding domain (InterPro:IPR001092), Helix-loop-helix DNA-binding (InterPro:IPR011598); BEST Arabidopsis thaliana protein match is: basic helix-loop-helix (bHLH) DNA-binding superfamily protein (TAIR:AT4G28800.1).) has translation MHHFVPDFDTDDDYVNNHNSSLNHLPRKSITTMGEDDDLMELLWQNGQVVVQNQRLHTKKPSSSPPKLLPSMDPQQQPSSDQNLFIQEDEMTSWLHYPLRDDDFCSDLLFSAAPTATATATVSQVTAARPPVSSTNESRPPVRNFMNFSRLRGDFNNGRGGESGPLLSKAVVRESTQVSPSATPSAAASESGLTRRTDGTDSSAVAGGGAYNRKGKAVAMTAPAIEITGTSSSVVSKSEIEPEKTNVDDRKRKEREATTTDETESRSEETKQARVSTTSTKRSRAAEVHNLSERKRRDRINERMKALQELIPRCNKSDKASMLDEAIEYMKSLQLQIQMMSMGCGMMPMMYPGMQQYMPHMAMGMGMNQPIPPPSFMPFPNMLAAQRPLPTQTHMAGSGPQYPVHASDPSRVFVPNQQYDPTSGQPQYPAGYTDPYQQFRGLHPTQPPQFQNQATSYPSSSRVSSSKESEDHGNHTTG, from the exons atgcaTCATTTTGTCCCTGACTTCGATACCGATGATGATTATGTCAACAACCATAATTCTTCTTTGAATCATCTTCCTAGAAAATCCATTACTACTAT gggtgaagatgatgatcttATGGAGCTTTTATGGCAGAACGGTCAAGTTGTTGTTCAAAACCAGAGACTTCACACCAagaaaccttcttcttctccaccgaAGCTTCTTCCTTCTATGGATCCTCAGCAGCAACCTTCTTCAGATCAGAATCTTTTtattcaagaagatgaaatgaCTTCTTGGCTTCATTATCCTCTCCGTGACGATGATTTCTGCTCagatcttctcttctccgCCGCACCTACTGCGACGGCTACCGCGACGGTGAGTCAAGTCACCGCCGCGAGACCGCCAGTATCTTCGACGAATGAGTCGAGGCCGCCGGTGAGGAACTTCATGAATTTCTCGAGGCTGAGAGGGGATTTTAATAACGGTAGAGGTGGTGAATCTGGACCGTTGCTTTCGAAGGCGGTTGTGAGAGAATCTACGCAGGTAAGTCCTAGCGCAACACCGTCGGCGGCGGCGAGTGAATCCGGTTTAACACGGCGGACGGATGGTACTGACAGTTCCGCCGTAGCTGGAGGCGGCGCGTATAATCGGAAGGGAAAAGCAGTGGCTATGACGGCGCCGGCGATCGAGATAACCGGTACATCGTCATCTGTAGTGTCAAAGAGCGAAATCGAACCGGAGAAGACGAACGTCGATGATAGGAAacgaaaagagagagaagccaCCACTACTGATGAAACTGAATCCCGTAGCGAG gaaacaaaacaagcacGTGTATCAACAACATCTACCAAGAGATCTCGTGCTGCTGAAGTTCATAATCTCTCTGAAAGA AAACGGAGAGATAGGATCAATGAGAGAATGAAAGCTTTGCAAGAACTTATACCTCGCTGCAACAAG TCAGATAAAGCTTCGATGCTAGATGAAGCTATTGAGTACATGAAATCTCTTCAGCTTCAAATACAg ATGATGTCAATGGGATGTGGAATGATGCCAATGATGTATCCGGGCATGCAACAGTACATGCCTCATATGGCGATGGGTATGGGTATGAACCAGCCTATTCCTCCTCCTTCCTTCATGCCATTCCCCAACATGTTAGCCGCTCAAAGACCTTTGCCTACACAAACTCACATGGCCGGGTCAGGACCGCAATACCCTGTTCATGCTTCTGACCCGTCAAGAGTCTTTGTACCGAACCAGCAGTATGATCCAACCTCGGGCCAGCCTCAGTATCCAGCTGGTTACACGGATCCATATCAGCAGTTCCGCGGTCTCCACCCGACCCAACCACCTCAGTTTCAG aATCAAGCAACATCGTATCCAAGTTCGAGCAGGGTGAGTAGTAGTAAGGAATCTGAGGATCACGGAAACCACACAACAGGTTAA
- the PIL5 gene encoding phytochrome interacting factor 3-like 5 — translation MDPQQQPSSDQNLFIQEDEMTSWLHYPLRDDDFCSDLLFSAAPTATATATVSQVTAARPPVSSTNESRPPVRNFMNFSRLRGDFNNGRGGESGPLLSKAVVRESTQVSPSATPSAAASESGLTRRTDGTDSSAVAGGGAYNRKGKAVAMTAPAIEITGTSSSVVSKSEIEPEKTNVDDRKRKEREATTTDETESRSEETKQARVSTTSTKRSRAAEVHNLSERKRRDRINERMKALQELIPRCNKSDKASMLDEAIEYMKSLQLQIQMMSMGCGMMPMMYPGMQQYMPHMAMGMGMNQPIPPPSFMPFPNMLAAQRPLPTQTHMAGSGPQYPVHASDPSRVFVPNQQYDPTSGQPQYPAGYTDPYQQFRGLHPTQPPQFQNQATSYPSSSRVSSSKESEDHGNHTTG, via the exons ATGGATCCTCAGCAGCAACCTTCTTCAGATCAGAATCTTTTtattcaagaagatgaaatgaCTTCTTGGCTTCATTATCCTCTCCGTGACGATGATTTCTGCTCagatcttctcttctccgCCGCACCTACTGCGACGGCTACCGCGACGGTGAGTCAAGTCACCGCCGCGAGACCGCCAGTATCTTCGACGAATGAGTCGAGGCCGCCGGTGAGGAACTTCATGAATTTCTCGAGGCTGAGAGGGGATTTTAATAACGGTAGAGGTGGTGAATCTGGACCGTTGCTTTCGAAGGCGGTTGTGAGAGAATCTACGCAGGTAAGTCCTAGCGCAACACCGTCGGCGGCGGCGAGTGAATCCGGTTTAACACGGCGGACGGATGGTACTGACAGTTCCGCCGTAGCTGGAGGCGGCGCGTATAATCGGAAGGGAAAAGCAGTGGCTATGACGGCGCCGGCGATCGAGATAACCGGTACATCGTCATCTGTAGTGTCAAAGAGCGAAATCGAACCGGAGAAGACGAACGTCGATGATAGGAAacgaaaagagagagaagccaCCACTACTGATGAAACTGAATCCCGTAGCGAG gaaacaaaacaagcacGTGTATCAACAACATCTACCAAGAGATCTCGTGCTGCTGAAGTTCATAATCTCTCTGAAAGA AAACGGAGAGATAGGATCAATGAGAGAATGAAAGCTTTGCAAGAACTTATACCTCGCTGCAACAAG TCAGATAAAGCTTCGATGCTAGATGAAGCTATTGAGTACATGAAATCTCTTCAGCTTCAAATACAg ATGATGTCAATGGGATGTGGAATGATGCCAATGATGTATCCGGGCATGCAACAGTACATGCCTCATATGGCGATGGGTATGGGTATGAACCAGCCTATTCCTCCTCCTTCCTTCATGCCATTCCCCAACATGTTAGCCGCTCAAAGACCTTTGCCTACACAAACTCACATGGCCGGGTCAGGACCGCAATACCCTGTTCATGCTTCTGACCCGTCAAGAGTCTTTGTACCGAACCAGCAGTATGATCCAACCTCGGGCCAGCCTCAGTATCCAGCTGGTTACACGGATCCATATCAGCAGTTCCGCGGTCTCCACCCGACCCAACCACCTCAGTTTCAG aATCAAGCAACATCGTACCCAAGTTCGAGCAGGGTGAGTAGTAGTAAGGAATCTGAGGATCACGGAAACCACACAACAGGTTAA
- the PIL5 gene encoding phytochrome interacting factor 3-like 5 — MDPQQQPSSDQNLFIQEDEMTSWLHYPLRDDDFCSDLLFSAAPTATATATVSQVTAARPPVSSTNESRPPVRNFMNFSRLRGDFNNGRGGESGPLLSKAVVRESTQVSPSATPSAAASESGLTRRTDGTDSSAVAGGGAYNRKGKAVAMTAPAIEITGTSSSVVSKSEIEPEKTNVDDRKRKEREATTTDETESRSEETKQARVSTTSTKRSRAAEVHNLSERKRRDRINERMKALQELIPRCNKSDKASMLDEAIEYMKSLQLQIQMMSMGCGMMPMMYPGMQQYMPHMAMGMGMNQPIPPPSFMPFPNMLAAQRPLPTQTHMAGSGPQYPVHASDPSRVFVPNQQYDPTSGQPQYPAGYTDPYQQFRGLHPTQPPQFQNQATSYPSSSRVSSSKESEDHGNHTTG, encoded by the exons ATGGATCCTCAGCAGCAACCTTCTTCAGATCAGAATCTTTTtattcaagaagatgaaatgaCTTCTTGGCTTCATTATCCTCTCCGTGACGATGATTTCTGCTCagatcttctcttctccgCCGCACCTACTGCGACGGCTACCGCGACGGTGAGTCAAGTCACCGCCGCGAGACCGCCAGTATCTTCGACGAATGAGTCGAGGCCGCCGGTGAGGAACTTCATGAATTTCTCGAGGCTGAGAGGGGATTTTAATAACGGTAGAGGTGGTGAATCTGGACCGTTGCTTTCGAAGGCGGTTGTGAGAGAATCTACGCAGGTAAGTCCTAGCGCAACACCGTCGGCGGCGGCGAGTGAATCCGGTTTAACACGGCGGACGGATGGTACTGACAGTTCCGCCGTAGCTGGAGGCGGCGCGTATAATCGGAAGGGAAAAGCAGTGGCTATGACGGCGCCGGCGATCGAGATAACCGGTACATCGTCATCTGTAGTGTCAAAGAGCGAAATCGAACCGGAGAAGACGAACGTCGATGATAGGAAacgaaaagagagagaagccaCCACTACTGATGAAACTGAATCCCGTAGCGAG gaaacaaaacaagcacGTGTATCAACAACATCTACCAAGAGATCTCGTGCTGCTGAAGTTCATAATCTCTCTGAAAGA AAACGGAGAGATAGGATCAATGAGAGAATGAAAGCTTTGCAAGAACTTATACCTCGCTGCAACAAG TCAGATAAAGCTTCGATGCTAGATGAAGCTATTGAGTACATGAAATCTCTTCAGCTTCAAATACAg ATGATGTCAATGGGATGTGGAATGATGCCAATGATGTATCCGGGCATGCAACAGTACATGCCTCATATGGCGATGGGTATGGGTATGAACCAGCCTATTCCTCCTCCTTCCTTCATGCCATTCCCCAACATGTTAGCCGCTCAAAGACCTTTGCCTACACAAACTCACATGGCCGGGTCAGGACCGCAATACCCTGTTCATGCTTCTGACCCGTCAAGAGTCTTTGTACCGAACCAGCAGTATGATCCAACCTCGGGCCAGCCTCAGTATCCAGCTGGTTACACGGATCCATATCAGCAGTTCCGCGGTCTCCACCCGACCCAACCACCTCAGTTTCAG aATCAAGCAACATCGTATCCAAGTTCGAGCAGGGTGAGTAGTAGTAAGGAATCTGAGGATCACGGAAACCACACAACAGGTTAA